A genomic stretch from Sulfurimonas sp. includes:
- a CDS encoding trypsin-like peptidase domain-containing protein has protein sequence MNTQAILETYIENIIQIMTPYGSGTGFIVGDLIVTNSHVVSGMKEVVISAKKIKRSIAKVVYDDAYFDLAFISFDFEIPKNRLVLSTKTIEDGDTVIAIGHPYGLNYSATEGIVSKASRLYGELEYVQIDAAINPGNSGGPLLSTSGEVVGVNTFIIQDSNNLGFALPYFYVDEALESYKKLNCQNIIKCQSCKNLIDEKDIKNDYCPACGIKLETAKLRRKGYNPTGITKLLEDILASLDVNVTLSRRSQASWRIDYGTARIDINYYENGIIIGDSKLCVIPKENIEQIYDYLLDENKKLSYLRFSINENFVYLSYLIVDSSLTPKEGKIAIDKLFKKSNEYDDILIKRFNATKQKRDEED, from the coding sequence GTGAACACTCAAGCCATATTAGAAACTTATATAGAAAATATCATACAGATTATGACACCCTATGGAAGCGGTACAGGCTTTATTGTAGGTGATTTGATAGTTACAAACTCTCATGTCGTCTCAGGCATGAAAGAGGTAGTAATCAGTGCCAAAAAAATTAAAAGAAGCATTGCAAAAGTGGTGTATGATGATGCATATTTTGATTTGGCATTTATTAGTTTTGATTTTGAGATACCAAAAAACCGGCTTGTACTCTCCACAAAAACCATAGAAGACGGAGATACGGTAATAGCTATAGGACACCCGTACGGACTAAACTATAGCGCGACGGAAGGTATAGTCTCAAAAGCTTCAAGACTTTACGGAGAGTTAGAGTATGTTCAGATTGATGCGGCGATAAATCCGGGAAACAGCGGCGGTCCACTTTTGAGCACAAGCGGAGAGGTGGTAGGCGTAAATACATTTATTATTCAAGATTCTAATAATTTGGGGTTTGCGCTTCCCTATTTCTATGTAGATGAAGCTCTTGAGAGTTACAAAAAATTAAATTGCCAAAATATTATCAAATGCCAATCATGCAAAAATCTAATTGATGAAAAAGATATAAAAAATGATTACTGCCCCGCATGCGGCATAAAACTTGAAACTGCAAAACTGCGAAGAAAAGGTTACAATCCAACAGGCATCACAAAACTGCTTGAAGATATTTTGGCATCTTTGGATGTAAATGTTACATTATCTAGAAGGTCTCAGGCTTCTTGGAGGATTGATTACGGCACGGCACGCATAGATATAAACTATTATGAAAACGGAATTATCATAGGCGACTCAAAACTATGCGTCATACCTAAAGAGAACATAGAGCAAATTTATGATTATCTGCTTGATGAGAATAAAAAGTTATCTTATTTGCGATTTTCCATAAATGAAAATTTCGTATACCTCTCTTATCTGATAGTCGACTCGTCATTAACGCCAAAAGAGGGAAAGATTGCAATTGACAAACTTTTTAAAAAATCAAATGAGTATGATGATATTTTAATTAAAAGATTTAATGCCACAAAACAAAAACGGGATGAAGAGGATTAG